The Leopardus geoffroyi isolate Oge1 chromosome C3, O.geoffroyi_Oge1_pat1.0, whole genome shotgun sequence genomic interval attttgtttctttagtgaAACTGTAAGCTCTTTGACAGCAAGGACCATCTTTTACACTATCTTAAATTGTTTATAGCATAAAGCCAGTAAATCAGCGTCAGAGAAACGACTGGTAAGAAATACAAGAAAGGGTTGATCAGACAACAGCCTCGAACCAGTTTACAGAAAACCAGAGCTGAAGAGCCTCCCCTTCTACCTTAAGCATCTTCAGTGTGGTACGTTTATTCCCAAAGACAcagctcctccccactctcctgttccaaataaacaaaggagaaaagagcagagagatTGTGCACTCGAGTTACTCCAGCTCTGTAGGCTCGAGGCAGACAAGGTAACCCACAGGCGTCGTCGACACAGTGGAAAATgaggaggaaaggcagaaacAGAAGTTCACAAACCTTTTCCGTAATCTCCTTCAGTGATGGGTACAACACGTCCTTGGACAGTAGGTTCTGCATGATACTCTGCATGATGGGGAGGATgttcccttccccatccccttctTCCATGCCCAGCCCTTCCATGGCCTTGGTCAGTTCCTCCTCTGACATGCCTGAGTTCTAGAAAGGACAGGAGAGAGGTGAGCAAATACAAATGGTCCGACTTAAGACCACTTTTCAGTTTTAGATAGTGTGAAGAGGATGTACATTCAGTAAAAACTTtacttcaaattttcaatttgcATCCTTGACCGGGGCTAGCGATATGCAGATGATACTCCCTCGAGATGCCACGGTGGCCGTGGCTCCCAGGCAGTCACGTGATCACCAGGATCGACAACTGATAACACTGACAACCATTCTGTCCCCACGTGACCATTCTGTTTTCTACTTTCAGTACACCATTCACTAAATTACACGGGATACTCAACACTCAACACTTTTCTAGGAAATAGGCTTGGTGTTGGGTGATTTTGCAGAGCCACAGGCTAACGTAACTATTCTAAACACACTCAAGGTAGGTGCGGCTAAGCTGTGATGTTTGCTAGggtaggtgtattaaatgcattttcaacttgtGGTATTTCCAACTTATGATGGATTGGCCAGGATGTAACCCCATCGTAAGTTGAAGACAGTGCCTTCTTGGGATGCTTAGCACCCTTTCAAGTGGGAAAGAACTATTTAAACTTGCCAGCAGCAAAAGTGTGGCAGGGACAGACTTCAGATGCTACCCAAGAGAGTCTGTCTTTTTGCTGATGTGTCTGACGGGCTCTCGTGGCCCCTACCCCTTCCCCTCACCTGGAGATCAGTGGCATTTTTGGCGAGTCCACTTAGTGTCTCCTTCAGGCAAGATGTAAATTCTTGTTGGGAGGTTGCATCACTGCCTAGGAAAGATCGAGAAAGGCCAAGTCTTTTGGATTTTTACTGTCTGCTTCCCCAGACTGCGCTGGTTATCAGCTTGGATATGCAGCATTTACTGGTGAGTCACTAGCACTCCAAACCTCTGAATCCTCCGTGGTCACCTTCATAGTCACTTTCACAGATCTATTCGAACCGGGTGTCACTTTGTTCTCCACGAAGACACCCACAACACTATGACCTTTAAAATGGTCAGTTTTCAGTAATCTTTTCTGTGACTTTTCAGCCTCGCCCCCTTGCATGACACAGtgcccctgtccctcctcccatctcctgGTCCCACCGGATGGCCGTGATATGATGAGTGCTGTCAGCTCGACTAAGAGTGCTCTCTGTGCGCAACAAACACTGTGGAGGTCTGTTCAGGGGTCTCCAGCCCCCCAGGGCCGCCTCCTCACCCACTCTCCCGGCAGCCTCTGAGAGCTTTTGGAACTGCTCCACCAGATGGGGCTCTTCCTCAGCCAACTCCTTCATGGCCTTCTCGAATTCTGCAGTGGCTTGGGAAGCCAGCTCGCTGTCGAACAGTTCTTGGAAAAACTTCTCTTGGGAGGCGAAGAGGGCATCCTGCagcgaaggggggggggggggccaaaaTGCATCTCTTACTTGGCCCCCACCGACAGAAGCCACAGGCAGGGGCTCTGGGAAATGCAGTGCtgccctcctgcccacctccactGGACATCCTAACTACCTCTTTTCAGGAGGACAGTAAGAAAGGCACCGGGCCACTGAGGGAAGGGTATAGGGTGGCATTCCCAAACCAACCTTTTAAATCTGCCTTCTCTTCGAAGCACTTCCTCAAGATCCCACCACTCCATCCTCCAGCCAGGCCTCCTCCCCCCAATCCACTCCAGCCCACAGGGgcctgccccacctctgcctgcAGGTGCTtgcccacagcccccccccccccccctcccttaaGAGGGTGGAATTTATACTTTGGCAGTGTCTCCTGGCGATCTCTTCTGGGGCCCCGAAGCATCAGGGGCCGTGGTGGTAggagggggtgctggggagggttTGGCCTTATCGAAATCATCAAGAGCACCTTCAGAGACAAGAGACatagtgtgtgtgttggggacgGATGAGGATTCAAGGtttggtgggggggcggggtaaGTTCTGGGCACAGCATTAAGAGGACAGTCTTTCAAAGTGCCATCTCCCTTTTAAGTGTCCCTCTCCTGGCCCACCCCTCAATAAGCTGCCCACTTCCCTCTTCATTACCCAATTTATTGTgatcaaagaggaagaaatccCTAAAGGTGGAAGAGGCGTCTCTCTCATAGCAGGAAAGAGAGACTTAAAAGCTCTGCAAAGACATCTCCATCTACGCAGCGACTTCCTTGCCACATTCTACCGATTCCCCAGAAATCCCACACAAATGTCCAACGAGAGCAGAGAACACAGGTGTCCTTTAACTCCTGAACTCACTCTGGAGCCCTCGAGGGCGTAATTTTTGGCGAGAAAGCAAAAGCCACAAGACGTTCCACCCCGCTTCCCGTGGGTCCTGGTACTCGCACAAACTGAGGGATAGCACGCGACAGTCCCTGGGGGACACTGAACTCTCTTCTCCTAATGCCAGGTTCAGCCCTCCCTGGGCAAAGTTCCTAGAGCTTCCTCTGGCCTCATCTCCGCAGATAACTATGTGCCAATCCACAGAGTCACTTGGCACTCCTCACCGTTTCTGTTCATCCTTCTGCCTGCCCACATCTCTGTGACTGGGCAAGAGACAAAACATATTCACCTCTGCTCTAAAAACCTGAGTCCTCACCACCAATCCGCTTGCTGGGCTTAGCGGGAGGACACTGGCCCCACTGTGGGCAAGAAACCAACAGAAGAGCGGAGGGCGGGGAAGAAAAGAACATCCAGCCTCTTTCAGGAGGGTGAGCTGTCTCCCCCTAAAGCCCTCTCCCCCTCAGTTTTTCAGAGTAATGGAAGGGAGTCGGCTTGAGCTGTCTGACACGGTGAAAGTACTGGAATGGGGCCCGGGGAGGGAAAGGTGAAAGGCTTGGCGAGAGG includes:
- the PEX19 gene encoding peroxisomal biogenesis factor 19 isoform X1, which codes for MAAAEEACGAGADADRELEELLESALDDFDKAKPSPAPPPTTTAPDASGPQKRSPGDTAKDALFASQEKFFQELFDSELASQATAEFEKAMKELAEEEPHLVEQFQKLSEAAGRVGSDATSQQEFTSCLKETLSGLAKNATDLQNSGMSEEELTKAMEGLGMEEGDGEGNILPIMQSIMQNLLSKDVLYPSLKEITEKYPEWLQSHRGSLPPEQFEKYQEQHSVMGKICEQFEAETPTDSEATQKARFEMVLDLMQQLQDLGHPPKELAGEMPPGLNFDLDALNLSGPPGANGEQCLIM
- the PEX19 gene encoding peroxisomal biogenesis factor 19 isoform X2 is translated as MAAAEEACGAGADADRELEELLESALDDFDKAKPSPAPPPTTTAPDASGPQKRSPGDTAKDALFASQEKFFQELFDSELASQATAEFEKAMKELAEEEPHLVEQFQKLSEAAGRVGSDATSQQEFTSCLKETLSGLAKNATDLQNSGMSEEELTKAMEGLGMEEGDGEGNILPIMQSIMQNLLSKDVLYPSLKEITEKYPEWLQSHRGSLPPEQFEKYQEQHSVMGKICEQFEAETPTDSEATQKARFEMVLDLMQQPPGLNFDLDALNLSGPPGANGEQCLIM